Within the Monodelphis domestica isolate mMonDom1 chromosome Y, mMonDom1.pri, whole genome shotgun sequence genome, the region ggtatctttggggggaaatggtgattAAGTTCAATGAGATTTTGTATAGCTCAAGATACATTCTCTGATCAGACCTTGGCCTTTGCTGTCTCAACTCAGAGAAAGAGATCAACTGCCTTTTCTTGGAATCACCTctttcctcaagattccaaaccttCAAAATCATCCCCCATCGTGAATGGAAACCTTTGCATTTCCTCCAGTCTCTGCCATTCAAAGATTTTGTCTTCTTAGTGTGGTGTCAACCTGATCCCAGGTGACTTACCTTAAATGTAATCTAAATGTACCTAACATAATCTATCTATTCTATTTACCACTCCCCCCTTCCAAGAATGACAAATCTTAATCTATCTGCTACACTAATATCTTCAATTATGCTAAGGACTGAGTTGTGAGAAGGAAAGTTAGAGCAACAGGTATCAAAAGGTTTGTACAAGGGAACAATTCTAGCCGTTAATTAAATTTGTAACCATAAGTGCAATGCTTATTCCTATTTCAAACCATATAACATTTAACTATTCAGTAAAAATAAACTGTCTGATGccttatatgtatataaaattcttattaaaatgtAACAATTTTTATCATATCTAGATATATGCTATCCTATATCTTTTAAAGTATAATTTGTGGACAGCGGTTGGTGCTCAGAGAGAGCGGGCTGGAGGGTGGGAGCAGGAGGCAGAGGGGACTGAACCCGGCTCGGTTGGTGGCTTCTGGGGAACGTTGTTGGCTGCTGTAAGGGCTTCCTCTACCCTGCTCGTTTGTATCTCCTTTCCTTCAGGGTCCTCCCATTTGACTGAAAGGACGCAATGTCGGCGGAGATCCCCCAGGCGACCTCTGCTGAGGatcaaaaggaaattgaagataaAGTAACCAGCCCAGAGAAAGCAGAAGAAGCAAAGTTAAAAGCAAGGTATCCTCATCTGGGACAAAAATCTGGGGGGTCAGATTTCTTGAGGAAGCAACTGCAAAAGGGACAAAAATATTTTGACTCTGGGGATTACAACATGGCTAAAGCAAAGCTAAAGAACAAGCAGCTTTCTACTGCAGCAGCTCCTGATAAAACAGAGGTCACTGGTGACCACATTCCTACACCGCAGGATCTTCCACAGCGGAAACCATCCCTTGTTGCTAGCAAGCTGGCTGGCTGATTAAAAGAGCTGAACTGCATGAATCActtcattcttgttatttctttCAAACAGGCATTTCCCCCTTCCATACACTAAGTCATTGAGACTGACAGCTTTGAAAATAGTGGAAGTTTGTGCTTCTATTGTTAAGGGAATAAACTTTTAATAATAAACTGTAGAAGTTTGGATTAGTTGAACAATGCACTGACATGTCAGAGCAATGTAAAGTAATCTActagaaaataaatgtatatattgcCTGTCCCTCAGTAAAGGACTGGTTCCAGCAAGTAAGGAGCAAGTTTTACAGTTTCGCTGTTTTGACTTTCTTAATTGTTTGTGTTATTTAATATAATCTATTGTGTTGCttttttcctgtatttttctGTTTGGTTTTGTAAACAGAGTTTTAAGACCCCAAGTTGTTAGAGCatgtattttaaatgaataacacatacaacacatacacacacttgcatgcacacacacacatacatacacatagtaGGTGAGATGCTAAAAGATTTCTATCTCTGCTGTTAAATTTGAATGACCTTAAACCCGTTTCACCTTTAACAATAGAATTTTACTTGGGCAATATTTGGCCATACAGATGTAACGTTTTGTGAGTTTAGTGCTTATTAGCAGCTGCCCATTGAaagtttttttcccttcagttctATAGTgttaaaatatcttttcttttgaagATGTGAATGACATATGCATGTGCATAGACATTTTTTACTTTTGTgccatttttgtaaa harbors:
- the LOC130456220 gene encoding cAMP-regulated phosphoprotein 19-like; translation: MSAEIPQATSAEDQKEIEDKVTSPEKAEEAKLKARYPHLGQKSGGSDFLRKQLQKGQKYFDSGDYNMAKAKLKNKQLSTAAAPDKTEVTGDHIPTPQDLPQRKPSLVASKLAG